CTGGCGGAGGCTGACGCAGTGATTTTCGGCACACCGACCCGATTTGGGAACATGACCGCGCAAATGCGTAATTTTCTCGATCAGACCGGCGGGTTGTGGATGAAAGGGGCTCTGGTCGGAAAAGTCGGCAGCGTTTTTACCTCCACGGCGACTCAGCATGGCGGCCAGGAGACAACCATCACCAGTTTTCATACCACCCTGTTACATCAGGGTATGGTGATTGTCGGTGTCCCCTATACCGAACCGGCATTGACCAATATGAGTGAAATCAGTGGCGGGACCCCATATGGCGCATCCACTCTTGCCAGCAGCGACGGGTCTCGAAAACCTTCTGAAAACGAATTGGCCATCGCCCGTTTCCAGGGTGAGCACGTGGCCAGGATTGCTAAAAAACTGAAATGACAACAGGAGCCTGTGCTGCATCCAGCGCTTCAAGATGCAGCACAGGTTTGATCAGACGATGCTGTTCAGGCGTTTTTTTCTCACCTGCCAATCCGGCAGAAAACTGTCCATCAGGCGATAAAATCTCTGGTTGTGAGAACGTTCCAGCAAGTGTACAAGTTCGTGAACCAGAACATATTCAATGCAGGTGTCGGGTTTTTTGATCAACTCGGCGTTCAACCAGATTCTGTGGGCTCCGGTGTTGCAGCTCCCCCAGCGGGTTTTCATTCGTTTGATGCGCCATTCCCTGGTCTTGACACCGAGGATCGTTTCCCATTTTTGCAACAGTTGCGGGATCCGTTGCTGCAATTGTTGACGGTACCATTGTTCCAAAAGCGCTTTTCTCTCGGCCGGGGCCGTGTGCGGCGGGCAATGCAGGCAGATGGTTTCATCGTTCAGCATTACGGTACATTTTCCGGTTTTATGTTGCACCACCAAGCGGTATTGTCGGCCCAGGTACGGATGCATTTCACCACTCTCATAGCGGGAGGATGAAAGGGCGGGGGCTGCGGTTGAACAGGAGGTTTGTTTGGTTTTGATCCAGTTCAGGCGCTGCATGACGCAGGCGCGCACCTTGGTGAGCGGCATACTTTCAGGGGCGCTGACTTCAACCCGACCATCCGGCGGGTGAATCCTAATGTAAAGGTGTTTAATTCTTTTCCAGGAGATATTGATCCTGACGTCATCAATCATCCACTGCTGCTGGCTGGGCGTTGCTGAAGGCAAACGGATTCCTCTTTCTTGGCGATCTTTGGTTAAGGCAACCGGGACGCCACCGATGAGCTGTTTTCGATTTCACACAGGGAAAGATAAGCCAAAAACAGGGGAAAGGGAAGGGGACGGCGGGCTAATTTGCACCGCTATGTCCTCCCGGCGGCACGGCGTCCTGCCCGCCGGGAGGAATGGCTGATTAATGAACCAATGTGGGTGCGGCCGGGAGCTTCAAACCGGTTCGGCCTGCCGCTCCGTTTATCTCATCAGACCCTTGTATTTATTCCACAGCCCCTGAAAATTTTTGACATAGGCTTCGCATTGTTCTGGAGACCAATAGTCAATGAATGGGGTCATGCCGGTTTTATCGGCGATGGCTCTGGTTTTGGCGGACTGGGTTGCTGCTTTAAACGTTTTGACCAACTGCTGGTAGCGTTCCGGGGATTGAGTGGCGGTTGCTTTTTTGACCATTACCGCATAAGGAGACATGATTTCCGGCAGATCTTTGCCGGTGACCTCATTGACCGTTGGGATATCCCATACTCCGGCATAAACTTTCTTCTGGGTGAAGGACGCGAGAGCTTTGATCTTGTCCTTCATGGGGGAGGCGGAAAAATAGGGGCCGATCGACGCATCAGCTTTTTTCGCGGCCAGTATGGCACGGGACTCGGACCCGCCTCGGTAAGCCACGACCTCGGCGTTTATGCCGGTTTCCTTGATGAAGATTTTGGCCGCCAAGGTCGAGATCGATTCCGGTTGAGAGGTGGATATTTTTAGCGGAGTGGCGGCCTTTTTGCCTGCTTCGATGAAATCCTGCAGCGTTTTATACGGGGAATCAATATTGACCAGCAGAACATTGGGGTCGGTAATCAGGTTGCCGATGAAGCCGATATTTTGCCAGCCATCCAGAACCACGCCCATATTGATATGCATCGCATGCATGGAAATTTCAGTCATAAGTACGGTATAGCCGTCGGCAGGTCTGGCCATCAATTTTCCGAAACCGATGCCGCCGGACATGCCCGGTTCAAAAGAAAATTCAATCGGATTGCCGAGAAGTTCCGACCAACTGTCGGACATCGTTCTTGACGAGTGTTCAAAGCCTCCGCCGGCTTTGGCGGGAATAATATAATGCAAGGATGGGACCTCTGCTTGCTCCGCTCCCTGTGCAACGGTCACCAGCAGTAAAACAAAAATAAGCATACTCCAAAATCTTTTCATTCCCATTCTCCCGTCACTTTTTAGATAAACGCTTTTGAAATATAATTTTCTAATAATGAGTAATTAATAACAAAAAGTCAATCATTGTATGCGTTCGGTAACGAATACCGTTCGGAGCCGCCACGCAAAGGGCGTTTTCCGATTAAAAATAAGGGAGATGGCCGAACCGGAGCGCTTTGCAAATGACTGGCGTCAGACAGGGGTTAATCCGCAAACGGGTGGGAGAGGGGCTGTTATTGATTATGGGGAACGGCGGACTATTTTTTGGCAAGGGCTGGGCGGCTTTTTTTCTGACTGTCCGTGAATAGGTCTGAGGATGGTGATTTCCGCAGACTGCTGCAAATGGAAGGTATTACCAGGGGGAGAAGGATGGCGAGACAGATGACCCCTGGGCTTGCAAAGGCTGTTGAAAAAGACCCATTGGATCCTTTTCAACAGCCTTTGCGGTTTTCATTTCATCAGGTATTTATATTTATTCCAGACGTTTTGAAAATCTTTGACATAAGCCCGGCATTGCTCCGGGGACCAGTAGTCAATAAAAGGGGTCATCCCCTGTTTATCCGCAATCTCCAGGAATTTCGGTGATTGGGTGGCCTGTTGAAATGTTTTGACCAACTGCTGATAGCGTTCCGGTGTCTCTTTGACTGTGGCGCCTTTGATCATGAAAGCAAAGGGTTCGACCAGATTGGGAAACTCTTTGCCGGTGGCCTGTTGCAGGGTTGGAATATCCCACAGTCCGGAGTAGACCTTTTTCGGTGTGAAGGAGGCCAGCGCGTGGATGGAGTCTTTTTTGGACGAAGCGGAAAAGTAGGGGCCGATGCAGGCGTCCACTTTTTTCTCGGCCAGGGCATTACGCGATTTTGAACCGCCGTTAAAGGCGACTACCTCAGCGTTGATACCGGTTAGTTCAATGAGGATCCGTGCCGCAAGGGTCGAAACCGCCTTGGGGTGCGAAGTCGATATTTTCAACGGGGTTTTGGCTGTTTTCCCGGCTTCGATAAAATCATTGATAGTTTTGTAGGGGGAATCGACATGCACCAACAGCACATTGGGATCGGTGATCAGGTTCCCGATAAAACCGATATTCTGCCAACCGTCAAGGACCATCCCGGTGTTGACGTTCATGGCGTGCATACTGATCGTGGTCATGATGGTGGTAAAGCCGTCCGCCGGACGGGCCATCAGCTTGCCGAAGCCGATCCCCCCGGACATTCCGGGTTCAAAAGAGAATTCAATCGGCTCACCGAGAATCTCCGTCCAGGCTGCGGTGAGTGCCCGGGAAGAACGATCGAAACCACCGCCTGCTTTGGCGGGGATAATATGATGAAGAGGCTTGGGCGTAGCGCTGTCCTCTGCCCCCATCGACATTGACGGAATCAAAAACAATACGAGTAGGAAGATGATCAGTTTTTTCATGCAGGTTTCTCCAACGAAGCGATTGGCTTATTCGATAGGGGATTAGAAACAAGATATGATTTTTGTATAATTATCACATACTAATTATGTGTTTGTCTACCATATTTGTTCCTCCAGGGAGGAATTTTCTTACTCTTTGAGCAAGAAAATCGAACTCTTGAAGTGTGAAAAAAACATAATAAACTTTGCGAACTGGTTGTCTTACTTCAATGTTTGGAACGCTGCTGCGGACAATGAAATACCGTCGCTCATCCACCATGTTCAGGGGATGAACAACGGTGTTTCTTTGGGGGCGCGCCGATGTGGCCATTTTAGGGAACCGGTCTAGGGGGTTGCACATGGTGCTTGGCAGGTTTGCCGGGAATGATAAAAGTTCCAGGCATTGTCAAAAAAGATTTTTTGGGCCTGCTCTACGCCGAAGGTCTCGATAATCAGCAGGAAATCGGCATCGGCATAAGGATGTGGATTACGGGTTGATGGCAGGTCGCTGCCGAAGGTCAGGCCGGCCGGATTGGCCGCCACAATATCCTGCAAGGCCGGGACAATGGTGAAATCGACCCGTCCAAAACCGGTCGCTTTGACCATGACGTCGTGTTCGACCAGCTTAAGCAGGTTGGGAAAGCCATCCCTGGATAATCCCAAGTGGGCGATGGAAAGTCTTGGTAAGTTTAGCAGGGTGTCCTGCAAAAAAGGGATCTCGCGCGAATCAATATACAGCTCAATATGCCAGCCGACGAGGTCGAAAATTCTCTTGCCGAAGCTCTCCAGGTGACCCAGGTCAGCGCCGACCCCGCGCTTCAGATTGAACCGAACTCCACGGATGCCGGCCTCGTTCAAAGCGAGAATTTCTTCATCCGTAACCGAATAGGGAAGCTGGGTGACACCGACATAATTCGGCCCCAGCTGTTTGAGTGCCGCTTTGAGGTAACTCTGGTCCATTCCCTGAAAGGACCCGGAAATGATCGCGCCACCGGCCAGCTGATAGTTGACCAACCGGGTACGATAATCTTTAATGGTAAAATAATCGGGTAAAAATCCCTGGTTTTCAACCAGCGGATAGGCTGGGTCGATAATATGAAAATGACTGTCAAAGAACTTAAAATCATGAATGAGAGGCATTGCTAACTCCAGAAATTCAACGAATCACGATGTGGTAACGAAAACTGTCCCCCCGCCCCATGCTGCGTCGCCACTCTACCGGGATATCTTCGTAGGTGTAGGCAATTCTTTCGACGCACATGACGGGAGAATTCATAGGAATATTAAGTAGGTCAGCGACTTCCCCGGTCGCCGTGTCGGGCTGGAGGAATTCTTCGGCCCAGAAGATCGGGGTTGAAAAGTTTTGATTATATATCGGGTAGAGAAGTTTCTTGCCCAGATCCAAATTCTCCAGGCCTTTGAATCTGCTGTAGGGTAAATAGATTTCCTCTACGCAAAACGGGATCTCCTGCAGAGTTCTGACCCGTTTCATGAACAGGATATCGTCCCCTGCGACTAACTGCAGGGCTGCGGCGATCTCCGTCGGCGCTGGAATAACCTCCGCAGACAGGAACTGGCTCCCCGGCACCTCTGATGCTTCTCCTTTAAACTGACCGTAACGGAAAAAGCGACTGAAGCTTTTCGAAAAGTCCGGACTGGCGACAAAGGTTCCACGCCCCTGGCGGCGATAAAGAATTCCTTCCTGAACCAGTACGCTGAGTGCTTTTTTGATGGTTCCCACGGAAACGTCAAACTCTTTGGCGAGTTCGTTCTCAGACGAGATCATCATCCCCAGGGTCCAGTAGTTATCGGAGATCTTCTGTTTGATGGCCTCCACGACCTGGGCGTAAAGTGGTTTTTCATCGGAAAAATCTATATATTTTACGGTCATCTGTCTCTTCTCCAGACTGCCGCTGGAGCGCGGCAGTTTCTTTATCAAAGAGGATAAAGAAATTATTATTCGGGAACAGAAGACTTTTCATTTAATGCCGTTTTCCCTCGTCGAACCATTTTTTTGAGGATAACGGGGAGTGCCAGAACGCTGATAGTCGCTAATAGAATGACCAGGGCGATCGGTCTTTGAAAGCTTTCCATGCCGCCGATTTCCAGCGACCAGTAGAGGTTTTTCTCTGCCAGAGGACCGAGCAGCAGCGCCAGCAGAAATGCCGGTACGGAATAACCGTAGCGGGTCAACAGCGCGCCTAATACGCCGAAAATAACGACCAGGTACATGTCAAAGATCATTTGTCGCCAGGCAAAAGCACCCACCAGGCAGAACAGTGCGATAATCGGCACAAGATATTTATTCGGGACAGCCGTGACATTGGTGGCCAGCCGGGCAACAATAATACCGATAGGCAGCAGCAGCAGATTGGCAACCACCAGTGAAAATAGAATAGCATAGGCTTCAACAGCGTGTTCGCTGAAAAAACTGGGGCCAGGGGTGACGCCGTTGATCATCAGGGCCGCCATGATGATCAGGGTGGTTCCCGAGCCTGGAATGCCCAAGGTCACTGTCGGGATCAAAGCTCCGCCAGGGACGCCGTTATTGCAGGCATCGGCCGCAACCAGTCCTTCATCATGGCCGGTGCCGAATTTTTCCGGAGTTTTGCTCCATTGCTTTGCCTGGCCGTAGCTGACCCAGGTAGCAATGGCGGCACCGGTTCCCGGAATCAGGCCGACCAGAATGCCGATCAGTCCGGAACGGAGCATATTGACTTTTTGTTTGAGAGAGCCTTTTAACCCATCAAAGATCGGTCCGAAACCGCTGACCCGCTCAACGCCTTCGGCGACCAGGCTTTTATCCCCGACCAGGCTGAACAGCTCACTGAAGCCGAATACTCCAAGCAGCACCGGAATCAGCGGGAACCCTTCGTAGAGTTCATAAAAACCGAAACTGGCGCGGGTATAGCCGACCTGAAATTCCGTGCCGACGCAGGCAATCATCAGCCCCAAAGCCGAGGAAAGCAGTCCTTTGAGTAGTGAGGAGCCGGTCAATGTGCCGACTGCGGTCATGCCGAACAGGGCCATCATGAACAGCTCGGCCGGCCCGAAGTTCAGGGCATAAACGCCAACCACCGGAGTGATGACCAGGGCGATAAGCGCGGACAGCAGACCGCCTACAGTGGACGCTGCGACTGAGAGTCCTAAGGCGTAGCCGGCCTCCCCCCGCCGGGTCATTTTGAACCCTTCCAGGCAGGTCGGCGCATTGGAGGGGGTGCCGGGAATATTCAGCAGAATCGCCGGAATCGATCCGGCGGCTTGAGAGGCGCAGAAGCAGGCCATCATAAACACGACAGCATTCATCGGACCCATGTAGACCGTCACCGGCAGCATCATGGCCAGGAAATTGGTATCATTGAAGCCGGGAATAGCGCCGACGATCAGCCCAACCAGCATTCCCAAGGGTAGCCAGATCAGGTGTCCCGGCTGCAGCAGCAGACCAACACCGGAGAGAATGACATCCAGACTCGCTATATTCTCCATAATTAAAGTCCTAGAGCAAAATGAAGCCGAGATCGAGTCGGGGGAGACTCATCTCCATGAGGCCGATCATGATGAAATAAAGGCTGCCGGTAATGATCAGGGCCACCAGAATATTACGCCACCAGGAAATCCCGCCCAGGCAACGAAACATGATCAGCAGAAACAGGAAACTGGCCAGGGCAAAGCCCAGGTAAGTGGTCGCCAGAATGTAAACGATTGGCGCCAGCAGGATCAGGAGTGCTTTGCCCGGGGCAAAGGGGCGGCTGGATTCTTCCGCTGGTGGGGCAAACAGGAAAAAGAACAGAACACCCAACCATAAAATACCGGTCAGTATGGCAATGGCCAACGGCCAGCGCAAGACTTCGGCAGAAGCGTCGCGGGTCTGGTAAAAATAGGCGGCTATGAACAGCAGTGTAATGGCGGGGACGATTGTTTCTCCCCAATTCACCTGTTTTCTTTGGGTACTCATACAGCTCTCCGCTTAAAACATATATTCGGATCCGGTTGGCATGGTCGGCAAGGGCAGTTCTGGTCGCCTGCCGCAGATGACGGACAGGCGACCCGTGTCGTTGGTTTATTTCATCAGGTGTTTATATTTATTCCAGACTGCCTGAAAATCCTTGACATAGGCGTCACATTCTTCCGGGGACCAGTAGTCGATAAAAGGTGCCATCCCCTGTTTTTCGGCGAGTTCAAGGGTTTTGGGTGATTGGGTTGCCTCTTTGAACGTGCTGACCAGTTTCTGATAAGCTTCCGGGGACTCTTGGGCGGTTTCTCGTTTGATCAAAAAAGCAAAGGGTTCAACTAGGTTGGGAAAATCTTTGCCGGTCGCTTCGCTTAAAGTCGGAATATCCCAGAGCCCGGCATAAACCTTTTTCTTGGTAAATGATGCCAGCGCTTTGATGAATTCTTTTTTGGAAGAAGCTGAGAAATAGGGGCCGATGCAGGCATCGACCTGTTTCCCGGCCAGGGCGTTCCGTGCCTTTGAACCGCCGTCGAAAGCAATAACCTTGGCGTTGATTCCGGTCAGTTCGATAAGGATTTTTGCCGCCAGGGTCGAGACCGCTTTGGGGTGGGACGTGGAAATGGTCAGCGGTTTTTTGGCGGTTCGGCCGGCTTCGATAAAGTCTTCGATGGTTTTATACGGGGAATCGACATTGACCAGCAGCACGTTGGGGTCGGTGATCAGGTTGCCGACAAAGCCGATTTTATCCCAGCCTTCTTTGGCAATCCCGGTATTGACGTTCATCGCGTGCATGGAGATGGTGGTCATGATGGTGGTGTAACCATCCGCCGGTTGGCTCAACAATTTCCCAAAACCGATGGCTCCGGATGCGCCGGGCAGATACTCAAATTTGACCGGTTGGCCCAGAATATCTGACCACCCGACAGCAAGCGCCCGGGAGGAACGATCAAAACCACCGCCGGCCTTGGCCGGAATGATGTGGGTCAGAGGTTTGGTCGGGAACTCCGCTGCCCAACTGAACGACGCTGACAGAAAAATCGCCAGAAATACCAAAATACCTAGTCTTTTCATGCCTGTTCCTCCATTTTGCTGTGAGTGGAAATGGGCCTGTGTGAGGGTATTGCACACTTCTTGGCCAGGTTGATGCACAGAAAACACTATCTTATTTAGCTTATATATATAAGTAATATCTTATTCTCATTGCGCTGTCAATAATGAGTATCTCGTACAGTTGGATCTGGGCAATTTCGCTGATTTTGATGGCAGATCCAGCTTGTTCGAAGTGAAGGGCAGCATCTCAACCAAACTATGGATAGGCCCGCCATGGTAAAAACGCTGTTATGGGCAGGGGACGCCACGGTCGGCACAGGGAATTTTGCGCTCTGGGGACTTGCCCGGGAGAGGTAGCTGCGCTACAAAAGAAAGAAAAGAGTGAGAGCCTCTTTATGGCTTGCTGAATTTTGCACGGGCGGGTGTTTTTGACCTTCTGGGAAAGGGATAACTGATGAAACAGGTGAAGTTGAAATACGGAACTGACGGGATTCTCATGAAATTTCCAGAAACGCCTAATTTTCAAGGTGTTCTCTACCCGGACGCCTCTGCTCCCCTGGCCGATCCGCAAACGGCACTGAGAGATAGCCTTGCTAATCCGATCGCTTCTCCGGCGTTGCGCGAATTGACCAGAGGGCGTCAGGATGCCGTGATTGTCATCAGCGATATCACCCGCCCGGTTCCCAACCAACTGCTGCTGCCGGAGATCATCGGGGAACTGGCAGAGGCTGGTCTGAGCGCTGACAAAATTACCATCCTGGTCGCGACCGGAATCCACCGCCCCAATGAAGGCGCCGAGCTTGAGCGGTTGGTCGGCAAGGAGATTGCCGGGCGCTATCGGGTTATCAACCATTTATCTCAGCAGCAGGACGATATGGAGCTGGTTGGGCATATTGCGGGGGGCGTCCCCGCCTATGTCAACAAGCACTATCTCCATGCCGATCTGAAAATTCTGACCGGGTTCATCGAGCCGCATATGTGGGCGGGTTTTTCCGGTGGCCGCAAATCGATCCTGCCCGGCATCTCTTCGG
This genomic window from Pelobacter seleniigenes DSM 18267 contains:
- the wrbA gene encoding NAD(P)H:quinone oxidoreductase; translated protein: MSVKIQIVFYSMYGHVYRMAEAVAEGARRVEGVEVSLFQVPELVPEKILEESGAKAARSAFTHIPVAKPEQLAEADAVIFGTPTRFGNMTAQMRNFLDQTGGLWMKGALVGKVGSVFTSTATQHGGQETTITSFHTTLLHQGMVIVGVPYTEPALTNMSEISGGTPYGASTLASSDGSRKPSENELAIARFQGEHVARIAKKLK
- a CDS encoding M48 family metallopeptidase, with protein sequence MPSATPSQQQWMIDDVRINISWKRIKHLYIRIHPPDGRVEVSAPESMPLTKVRACVMQRLNWIKTKQTSCSTAAPALSSSRYESGEMHPYLGRQYRLVVQHKTGKCTVMLNDETICLHCPPHTAPAERKALLEQWYRQQLQQRIPQLLQKWETILGVKTREWRIKRMKTRWGSCNTGAHRIWLNAELIKKPDTCIEYVLVHELVHLLERSHNQRFYRLMDSFLPDWQVRKKRLNSIV
- a CDS encoding Bug family tripartite tricarboxylate transporter substrate binding protein, giving the protein MKRFWSMLIFVLLLVTVAQGAEQAEVPSLHYIIPAKAGGGFEHSSRTMSDSWSELLGNPIEFSFEPGMSGGIGFGKLMARPADGYTVLMTEISMHAMHINMGVVLDGWQNIGFIGNLITDPNVLLVNIDSPYKTLQDFIEAGKKAATPLKISTSQPESISTLAAKIFIKETGINAEVVAYRGGSESRAILAAKKADASIGPYFSASPMKDKIKALASFTQKKVYAGVWDIPTVNEVTGKDLPEIMSPYAVMVKKATATQSPERYQQLVKTFKAATQSAKTRAIADKTGMTPFIDYWSPEQCEAYVKNFQGLWNKYKGLMR
- a CDS encoding tripartite tricarboxylate transporter substrate-binding protein — protein: MKKLIIFLLVLFLIPSMSMGAEDSATPKPLHHIIPAKAGGGFDRSSRALTAAWTEILGEPIEFSFEPGMSGGIGFGKLMARPADGFTTIMTTISMHAMNVNTGMVLDGWQNIGFIGNLITDPNVLLVHVDSPYKTINDFIEAGKTAKTPLKISTSHPKAVSTLAARILIELTGINAEVVAFNGGSKSRNALAEKKVDACIGPYFSASSKKDSIHALASFTPKKVYSGLWDIPTLQQATGKEFPNLVEPFAFMIKGATVKETPERYQQLVKTFQQATQSPKFLEIADKQGMTPFIDYWSPEQCRAYVKDFQNVWNKYKYLMK
- a CDS encoding amidohydrolase family protein, with amino-acid sequence MPLIHDFKFFDSHFHIIDPAYPLVENQGFLPDYFTIKDYRTRLVNYQLAGGAIISGSFQGMDQSYLKAALKQLGPNYVGVTQLPYSVTDEEILALNEAGIRGVRFNLKRGVGADLGHLESFGKRIFDLVGWHIELYIDSREIPFLQDTLLNLPRLSIAHLGLSRDGFPNLLKLVEHDVMVKATGFGRVDFTIVPALQDIVAANPAGLTFGSDLPSTRNPHPYADADFLLIIETFGVEQAQKIFFDNAWNFYHSRQTCQAPCATP
- a CDS encoding GntR family transcriptional regulator — encoded protein: MTVKYIDFSDEKPLYAQVVEAIKQKISDNYWTLGMMISSENELAKEFDVSVGTIKKALSVLVQEGILYRRQGRGTFVASPDFSKSFSRFFRYGQFKGEASEVPGSQFLSAEVIPAPTEIAAALQLVAGDDILFMKRVRTLQEIPFCVEEIYLPYSRFKGLENLDLGKKLLYPIYNQNFSTPIFWAEEFLQPDTATGEVADLLNIPMNSPVMCVERIAYTYEDIPVEWRRSMGRGDSFRYHIVIR
- a CDS encoding tripartite tricarboxylate transporter permease; translated protein: MENIASLDVILSGVGLLLQPGHLIWLPLGMLVGLIVGAIPGFNDTNFLAMMLPVTVYMGPMNAVVFMMACFCASQAAGSIPAILLNIPGTPSNAPTCLEGFKMTRRGEAGYALGLSVAASTVGGLLSALIALVITPVVGVYALNFGPAELFMMALFGMTAVGTLTGSSLLKGLLSSALGLMIACVGTEFQVGYTRASFGFYELYEGFPLIPVLLGVFGFSELFSLVGDKSLVAEGVERVSGFGPIFDGLKGSLKQKVNMLRSGLIGILVGLIPGTGAAIATWVSYGQAKQWSKTPEKFGTGHDEGLVAADACNNGVPGGALIPTVTLGIPGSGTTLIIMAALMINGVTPGPSFFSEHAVEAYAILFSLVVANLLLLPIGIIVARLATNVTAVPNKYLVPIIALFCLVGAFAWRQMIFDMYLVVIFGVLGALLTRYGYSVPAFLLALLLGPLAEKNLYWSLEIGGMESFQRPIALVILLATISVLALPVILKKMVRRGKTALNEKSSVPE
- a CDS encoding tripartite tricarboxylate transporter TctB family protein; amino-acid sequence: MSTQRKQVNWGETIVPAITLLFIAAYFYQTRDASAEVLRWPLAIAILTGILWLGVLFFFLFAPPAEESSRPFAPGKALLILLAPIVYILATTYLGFALASFLFLLIMFRCLGGISWWRNILVALIITGSLYFIMIGLMEMSLPRLDLGFILL
- a CDS encoding Bug family tripartite tricarboxylate transporter substrate binding protein; translated protein: MKRLGILVFLAIFLSASFSWAAEFPTKPLTHIIPAKAGGGFDRSSRALAVGWSDILGQPVKFEYLPGASGAIGFGKLLSQPADGYTTIMTTISMHAMNVNTGIAKEGWDKIGFVGNLITDPNVLLVNVDSPYKTIEDFIEAGRTAKKPLTISTSHPKAVSTLAAKILIELTGINAKVIAFDGGSKARNALAGKQVDACIGPYFSASSKKEFIKALASFTKKKVYAGLWDIPTLSEATGKDFPNLVEPFAFLIKRETAQESPEAYQKLVSTFKEATQSPKTLELAEKQGMAPFIDYWSPEECDAYVKDFQAVWNKYKHLMK